The following nucleotide sequence is from Firmicutes bacterium ASF500.
CGCCCCGAGGTGCGCCAGCGGGTCTATGGGCAGATCAAGGCCGTCCTGTCCAGCGCCGATATCTCCTACGTAAAGTGGGACATGAATCGCAGTCTGTCCGACGTGTGGTCCGCCGCCCTGCCCCCGGAGCGCCAGGGGGAGGTGTTCCACCGGTACGTCCTAGGCGTCTATGAGATGCTGGACCAGCTCCGCCATGACTTCCCCCACATCCTCATTGAGGGCTGCGCCGGCGGCGGCGGCCGGTTTGACGCCGGTATGCTCTACTACACCCCACAGATCTGGTGCAGCGACAACACCGACGCCATCGACCGCCTGCGCATCCAGTACGGCACCTCCTTCTGCTACCCCACCAGCGCTGTGGGGGCCCATGTCTCCGCCGTGCCCAACGAGGCGAACCACCGCGTCACCCCCCTGGAGACCCGGGGGACGGCGGCTATGTCGGGCACCTTCGGCTATGAGATGGACCCCAACAAGACCACCCCGGAGGAAAAGGAGGCCATCAAGGCCCAAATCGCCTTCTTCAAGGAGCACTATGACCTGATTCAGCGGGGGGACTACTACCGCCTCACCGACCCCTTCGCCGAAGGGCCCTACACCGCCTGGGAGCATGTCTCCCCCGACAGGCGGGAGGCGCTGGTCTCGGTGGTCACCGGCCCGGTCCGGGCCGCCGCCCCCTTTATGACCCTGCGGCTCAAGGGCCTGGACCCGGAGCTGACCTATCAGGTCAACGGAGAGGGGGCCTATCCCGGCGACATCCTGATGGAGGCCGGGTGGCCGCTGCCCGAGCTGCTGGGAGATTACCAGTCCTTGCAGCTCTGCCTGAGCGCTGTCTGAACAAAATAGCCCCCGCCGGTCCTGACAGGCCGGCGGGGGCTTTGCTTATGTCATGATATCGTTCAGAGTCTGGAGCAGCTTTTTGATGTCGATGGGCTTGGAGATGTGCCCATTCATCCCGGCCCGGAGGGCGTCCCGCCGGTCCTCCTCGAAGGCGTTGGCGGTCATGGCCAGGATGGGGACGGAGGCCAGCTCTCGGTTTTCCAGGTCGCGGATGGCCCGAGTGGCGGTATAGCCGTTCATAATGGGCATTTGGACATCCATCAGCACCAGGTTGTAATACCCGGGTTGGGACGCCTTGAGCATATCCACAGCGATCCGCCCATTGGAGGCCACCTCCACGGTGAAGCCCGCCTCGGTGAGGATGGCGGTGGCGATCTCCTGGTTGAGCTCGTTGTCCTCCGCCAGAAGGATGCGGCCGGTGTGGCGTATCGCAGGGAGCTGGACGGGCTCGGCCTCCTGCTCCACGTTGGCGATGGCGTGGAGGCAGGCCCGCAGCTCGGACATGAACAGGGGCTTGCTGCAGAAGGCGGTGACGCCGGCCTCCCGGGCCTCGTCCTCAATGTCCTCAATGTCGTAGGCGCTGAGGACGATGATGGGGGCGGCCCCTCCTGTCTCCTTTTGAATCCGTCGGGCCACCTCGATGCCGTTCATGTCGGGGATGAGCCAGTCGATGATGTAGACGCCGTAGCTGTCGTTCCGCATGACGGCCTGACGGGTGCGCAGGACGGCTTCCTTGCCCGACAGGGTCCACTCCGCCCGCATCCCGAACTGCTGGAGCATATAGGACACGCTGTCGCAGGTGTTGAAGTCGTCGTCCACCACCAGGGCCCGGCAGTTCCGGAGCTCAGGGATGATCTGGACCTCCTTGGGCCCGGCGTGGAGGCGGAAGGTGAACCGGACGGTGAACTCAGAGCCCACGCCCTGCTGACTGTGGACGTGGATGGCGCCGTTCATCATGTCCACGATGTGCTTGGTGATGGCCATGCCCAGGCCGGTGCCCTGGATGCCGCTGATGGTGGAGTTGCGCTCCCGCTCGAAGGGCTCAAAGATATGGGCGACAAACTCCTCGCTCATGCCGATGCCGGTGTCCTTGATGCTGAACTCATAGGTGGCGCTGCCCGCCGGCGCGCCGGGGCGCTGGGCGATGCGCATGCTGACGGTGCCGCCCGCGCCGGTGTATTTGATGGCGTTGCTCAGCAGGTTCAAAAGGACCTGATTGAGCCGCAGTTTGTCGCAGTAGACATCCTCGTCCAGCACGTTCACCGTGTCGATGAAAAATTCCAGCTGCTTGGCCTGGATATCGGCCTGAATGATGCTGCGCAGGCTGTGCAGGATGTCCGGGAGACTGCACAGGGCTTCGTCCAGGTGCATTTTGCCGCTCTCAATGCGGCTCATGTCCAGAACGTCGTTAATCAGGCTGACCAGATGGTTGCCCGAGGTGAGGATTTTTTTCAGATACTCGCCCACCTGCTCCTTATTGTCCAGGTGCGTGAGGGCCAGGGTGGTGAAGCCCACGATTGCGTTCATGGGGGTGCGGATGTCGTGGGACATGTTGGACAGGAAGGTGCTCTTGGCCCGGCTGGCCTGGTTGGCCTGGGTGAGGGCGTTTTTCAGGATGGTGGTCTTTTCCAGCTCCCGGCGGGTCTCGTCGTCCACGTTGCGGAAGCCCAGGACCACCGCGCGGCTGTCCTCCCAGAGGCCGGCCCGGACGGCCTTCATCTGGAAGTATTTCAGCTCCTCGCCGTGGAGGGTGCGGTAGTTGACGGTGTAAGAGGGGCTGTCAATGAGGGAGCGGTCCAGCTCCTCCGGGGAGAGGGCCTCGCGCATCTGCTCCCGGTCCTCGG
It contains:
- the rcsC_10 gene encoding Sensor histidine kinase RcsC, coding for MYHCFVHIYMVGLNRADAEALKGMPPFRHFAHSFTESSQPDLSLAGRADVILADLRGPGVCEALPALLDAKQDAAQIILMAGPEHLPLLEGSLSRLSDVWAVPMPEELLRFRFLRWQQGYKQSRDLWQSEHFLDATINSVPNLIWYKTKDGIHEKVNDSFCRTVNKTKDQVQGQGHAYIWDVEQDDPACIESERIVMETEQTCIAEEVIQTGEGMRTLTTYKSPLYDLDGSVMGTVGVGIDITQERAYEEEILQKSQALERLFTTMDCGVLTHSLDGSRILSINRAALSLLGYSSRGELEANGFQMIASSVVEEDRERLQDCIRSLEKPGDSVNLEYRVRHTDGTILHIMGNIKLLEEDGELVYQRFLLDCTAQKLREQQERTEFERRQAELVQALSIDFSLVCYYNLDTGAGGPLRVYDSESGVLEQLFTGQSPIVESLNSYIDQCVHPEDREQMREALSPEELDRSLIDSPSYTVNYRTLHGEELKYFQMKAVRAGLWEDSRAVVLGFRNVDDETRRELEKTTILKNALTQANQASRAKSTFLSNMSHDIRTPMNAIVGFTTLALTHLDNKEQVGEYLKKILTSGNHLVSLINDVLDMSRIESGKMHLDEALCSLPDILHSLRSIIQADIQAKQLEFFIDTVNVLDEDVYCDKLRLNQVLLNLLSNAIKYTGAGGTVSMRIAQRPGAPAGSATYEFSIKDTGIGMSEEFVAHIFEPFERERNSTISGIQGTGLGMAITKHIVDMMNGAIHVHSQQGVGSEFTVRFTFRLHAGPKEVQIIPELRNCRALVVDDDFNTCDSVSYMLQQFGMRAEWTLSGKEAVLRTRQAVMRNDSYGVYIIDWLIPDMNGIEVARRIQKETGGAAPIIVLSAYDIEDIEDEAREAGVTAFCSKPLFMSELRACLHAIANVEQEAEPVQLPAIRHTGRILLAEDNELNQEIATAILTEAGFTVEVASNGRIAVDMLKASQPGYYNLVLMDVQMPIMNGYTATRAIRDLENRELASVPILAMTANAFEEDRRDALRAGMNGHISKPIDIKKLLQTLNDIMT